In Parasteatoda tepidariorum isolate YZ-2023 chromosome 2, CAS_Ptep_4.0, whole genome shotgun sequence, one DNA window encodes the following:
- the LOC107449058 gene encoding protein shortage in chiasmata 1 ortholog isoform X2, whose product MIVVRMYECSAIPILKYLLQFGLFPLSLTVADVPSYKTCFLLNQEVKRCRDNNINPMSSDKGDYYRYLLALHGLLKSFELVLHFDAKLALSCLVDFKKCHASLMKGCYDDFVKQLNDIIPELYVNHLIHPKLKTLCQFLKEKYYFCEENHLHFKTLIILKRNLNTFYTSLENVLKDFMLPLSTFLVPESVLLQDSTSVFRVEDKSVFAVSASSLSKDIPWKDLTLVIEYEYDSDSMWKRMCEEQRVPHVFVKLAPLPLKTFNQIKSNHASEKSVFNQKKFTIIVSSTTPSELHLLPLLKSKGTISFYIRDYGAFLPHLYFADIVADERTAIVLTRGLSSIHSAENLYHQLSFLYLKYEMCWIIIMETRETIDVENVSKLYWSAFELCKKHATCKFKIVFAQNVREMADLIECILSNTARLSSKLKSSSTYGVTFEEEMTKEELFLVSFPSLNPFVANLMLSENRLLTPLTLDFAHLAERFPSVPERFLRCFYSSLDKEFTFPGTPQCSASNTPYSSEDDENDRPSQSSFNFSPNLQDTSEYESDGRGMDVEEVNLDVQRLCNEPYLTDSNSNDQVMEVDLRSNASSDGYKESNSYPSPSEERCLKFASLNKLNECLSNRDFSLQGLSTFSDTQRKRHNFENTIERIMSPDLVPQKSCLDVCFYPNDPLVSFKQQAKEPLKRKCTPEDPELQCLKKSCRVQKGLCSKTVTKQDLYLHSPSGGCHSREPVSEKVFSSDHPDYSHYFSPPRQHEAKRQFDPYTSASQSIPLTPRTTRRLAYEGARGQTRLVFL is encoded by the exons ATGATTGTTGTGCGAATGTACGAGTGTTCTGCCATTCCTATTCTGAAATACCTTCTGCAGTTTGGATTGTTTCCTCTGTCGTTAACTGTTGCTGATGTACCCTCTTACAAGACGTGTTTCCTTCTCAACCAGGAAGTGAAAAGATGTCGAGACAACAATATCAATCCAATGTCAA GTGACAAAGGAGACTATTACAGATACCTTCTAGCATTGCACGGTCTTTTGAAATCTTTCGAGCTTGTTCTTCATTTTGATGCAAAATTAGCTTTATCTTGCTtggttgattttaaaaaatgccacgCTTCCCTGATGAaag GTTGCTATGATGATTTTGTGAAACAACTAAATGATATTATACCAGAATTATATGTCAATCACTTAATACACCCTAAACTCAAAACATTGTgccagtttttaaaagaaaagtactaTTTCTGTGAAGAAAATCatcttcattttaaa ACTCTTATTATTCTGAAAAGGAACTTGAATACGTTCTATACGTCACTAGAGAATGTTCTGAAAGATTTCATGCTCCCTCTCTCTACCTTTTTAGTACCCGAGAGTGTTCTGCTGCAAGATTCAACTTCGGTATTTCG AGTGGAAGATAAATCTGTTTTTGCAGTAAGTGCTTCCTCCCTGTCAAAAGACATACCTTGGAAAGATCTGACACTGGTCATCGAATATGAGTATGATTCTGATTCCATGTGGAAGAGAATGTGCGAAGAACAACGTGTTCCTCATGTGTTCGTCAAGTTAGCTCCTCTgcctttgaaaacatttaatcaaatcaaatcCAATCATGCTTCAG AGAAATCCGTCTTTAATCAGAAGAAATTCACCATCATCGTTTCGTCTACCACTCCATCAGAGTTACATCTTCTTCCcttattaaaatcaaa aGGTACAATCTCTTTCTACATTCGGGATTATGGAGCATTTTTACCACATCTCTATTTTGCGGACATAGTGGCAGATGAGAGAACTGCTATCGTCTTAACGAGAGGCCTTTCTTCCATCCATTCAGCAGAAAACCTCTATCATCAACTTTCTTTCCTCTACCTCAAATACGAAATGTGTTGGATCATTATAATGGAGACGAGAGAAACAAT tgaTGTAGAAAACGTTTCGAAATTGTATTGGTCTGCatttgaattatgtaaaaagCATGCCACTTGCAAATTTAAg attgttTTTGCTCAAAATGTTAGAGAAATGGCTGATCTAATTGAATGCATTCTTTCAAATACTGCAAGATTATcttcaaaattgaaatctaGTTCTACTTATGGTGTAACATTTGAAGAAGAAATGacgaaa GAAGAACTCTTTCTCGTATCTTTTCCATCATTGAATCCATTtgt AGCGAACTTAATGCTGTCTGAAAACAGATTACTGACTCCACTGACTTTGGATTTTGCTCATTTAGCTGAAAGATTTCCCAGTGTACCTGAACGTTTCCTGAGA TGCTTTTACTCGTCATTGGACAAGGAATTCACCTTTCCTGGAACACCGCAGTGTTCCGCATCGAACACACCGTATTCGAGTGAAGATGATGAAAATGATAGACCCAGCCAATCCTCCTTTAATTTTTCCCCCAACCTTCAGGACACAAGCGAGTACGAGTCCGATGGCAGAGGAATGGACGTGGAAGAAGTCAACCTGGACGTCCAGCGATTATGCAACGAACCATACCTGACAGACAGCAACTCAAATGACCAAGTCATGGAAGTTGATCTCAGGTCAAATGCATCAAGTGATGGATATAAAGAATCGAACTCATATCCTTCACCTTCTGAGGAAAGATGTCTCAAATTCGCCTCTTTAAATAAGCTGAATGAATGTTTGAGTAACCGCGACTTTTCACTCCAAGGCTTGAGTACATTTTCTGACACTCAAAGGAAGCGTCATAATTTCGAGAACACTATCGAACGTATTATGTCACCCGATCTGGTACCTCAAAAATCATGCCTTGACGTTTGTTTTTATCCAAATGATCCATTAGTATCATTTAAGCAGCAGGCGAAAGAACCTCTTAAGAGGAAGTGTACTCCAGAAGACCCTGAATTGCAATGTCTGAAGAAGAGTTGCAGAGTTCAGAAAGGGTTGTGTTCTAAAACAGTGACCAAACAAGATCTGTACCTGCATTCACCGTCCGGCGGTTGTCACAGCCGTGAGCCAGTTTCTGAAAAGGTATTTTCGAGTGACCATCCAGATTATTCTCATTACTTTTCACCTCCAAGACAACATGAAGCGAAGAGACAATTTG
- the LOC107449058 gene encoding protein shortage in chiasmata 1 ortholog isoform X1, with protein sequence MIVVRMYECSATPILSYLLQFGLFPLSLTVADVPSYKTCFLLNQEVKRCRDNNINPMSSDKGDYYRYLLALHGLLKSFELVLHFDAKLALSCLVDFKKCHASLMKGCYDDFVKQLNDIIPELYVNHLIHPKLKTLCQFLKEKYYFCEENHLHFKTLIILKRNLNTFYTSLENVLKDFMLPLSTFLVPESVLLQDSTSVFRVEDKSVFAVSASSLSKDIPWKDLTLVIEYEYDSDSMWKRMCEEQRVPHVFVKLAPLPLKTFNQIKSNHASEKSVFNQKKFTIIVSSTTPSELHLLPLLKSKGTISFYIRDYGAFLPHLYFADIVADERTAIVLTRGLSSIHSAENLYHQLSFLYLKYEMCWIIIMETRETIDVENVSKLYWSAFELCKKHATCKFKIVFAQNVREMADLIECILSNTARLSSKLKSSSTYGVTFEEEMTKEELFLVSFPSLNPFVANLMLSENRLLTPLTLDFAHLAERFPSVPERFLRCFYSSLDKEFTFPGTPQCSASNTPYSSEDDENDRPSQSSFNFSPNLQDTSEYESDGRGMDVEEVNLDVQRLCNEPYLTDSNSNDQVMEVDLRSNASSDGYKESNSYPSPSEERCLKFASLNKLNECLSNRDFSLQGLSTFSDTQRKRHNFENTIERIMSPDLVPQKSCLDVCFYPNDPLVSFKQQAKEPLKRKCTPEDPELQCLKKSCRVQKGLCSKTVTKQDLYLHSPSGGCHSREPVSEKVFSSDHPDYSHYFSPPRQHEAKRQFDPYTSASQSIPLTPRTTRRLAYEGARGQTRLVFL encoded by the exons ATGATTGTTGTGCGAATGTACGAGTGTTCTGCCACTCCTATTCTGAGCTACCTTCTGCAGTTTGGATTGTTTCCTCTGTCATTAACTGTTGCTGATGTGCCTTCTTACAAGACGTGTTTCCTTCTCAACCAGGAAGTGAAGAGATGTCGCGACAACAATATCAATCCAATGTCGA GTGACAAAGGAGACTATTACAGATACCTTCTAGCATTGCACGGTCTTTTGAAATCTTTCGAGCTTGTTCTTCATTTTGATGCAAAATTAGCTTTATCTTGCTtggttgattttaaaaaatgccacgCTTCCCTGATGAaag GTTGCTATGATGATTTTGTGAAACAACTAAATGATATTATACCAGAATTATATGTCAATCACTTAATACACCCTAAACTCAAAACATTGTgccagtttttaaaagaaaagtactaTTTCTGTGAAGAAAATCatcttcattttaaa ACTCTTATTATTCTGAAAAGGAACTTGAATACGTTCTATACGTCACTAGAGAATGTTCTGAAAGATTTCATGCTCCCTCTCTCTACCTTTTTAGTACCCGAGAGTGTTCTGCTGCAAGATTCAACTTCGGTATTTCG AGTGGAAGATAAATCTGTTTTTGCAGTAAGTGCTTCCTCCCTGTCAAAAGACATACCTTGGAAAGATCTGACACTGGTCATCGAATATGAGTATGATTCTGATTCCATGTGGAAGAGAATGTGCGAAGAACAACGTGTTCCTCATGTGTTCGTCAAGTTAGCTCCTCTgcctttgaaaacatttaatcaaatcaaatcCAATCATGCTTCAG AGAAATCCGTCTTTAATCAGAAGAAATTCACCATCATCGTTTCGTCTACCACTCCATCAGAGTTACATCTTCTTCCcttattaaaatcaaa aGGTACAATCTCTTTCTACATTCGGGATTATGGAGCATTTTTACCACATCTCTATTTTGCGGACATAGTGGCAGATGAGAGAACTGCTATCGTCTTAACGAGAGGCCTTTCTTCCATCCATTCAGCAGAAAACCTCTATCATCAACTTTCTTTCCTCTACCTCAAATACGAAATGTGTTGGATCATTATAATGGAGACGAGAGAAACAAT tgaTGTAGAAAACGTTTCGAAATTGTATTGGTCTGCatttgaattatgtaaaaagCATGCCACTTGCAAATTTAAg attgttTTTGCTCAAAATGTTAGAGAAATGGCTGATCTAATTGAATGCATTCTTTCAAATACTGCAAGATTATcttcaaaattgaaatctaGTTCTACTTATGGTGTAACATTTGAAGAAGAAATGacgaaa GAAGAACTCTTTCTCGTATCTTTTCCATCATTGAATCCATTtgt AGCGAACTTAATGCTGTCTGAAAACAGATTACTGACTCCACTGACTTTGGATTTTGCTCATTTAGCTGAAAGATTTCCCAGTGTACCTGAACGTTTCCTGAGA TGCTTTTACTCGTCATTGGACAAGGAATTCACCTTTCCTGGAACACCGCAGTGTTCCGCATCGAACACACCGTATTCGAGTGAAGATGATGAAAATGATAGACCCAGCCAATCCTCCTTTAATTTTTCCCCCAACCTTCAGGACACAAGCGAGTACGAGTCCGATGGCAGAGGAATGGACGTGGAAGAAGTCAACCTGGACGTCCAGCGATTATGCAACGAACCATACCTGACAGACAGCAACTCAAATGACCAAGTCATGGAAGTTGATCTCAGGTCAAATGCATCAAGTGATGGATATAAAGAATCGAACTCATATCCTTCACCTTCTGAGGAAAGATGTCTCAAATTCGCCTCTTTAAATAAGCTGAATGAATGTTTGAGTAACCGCGACTTTTCACTCCAAGGCTTGAGTACATTTTCTGACACTCAAAGGAAGCGTCATAATTTCGAGAACACTATCGAACGTATTATGTCACCCGATCTGGTACCTCAAAAATCATGCCTTGACGTTTGTTTTTATCCAAATGATCCATTAGTATCATTTAAGCAGCAGGCGAAAGAACCTCTTAAGAGGAAGTGTACTCCAGAAGACCCTGAATTGCAATGTCTGAAGAAGAGTTGCAGAGTTCAGAAAGGGTTGTGTTCTAAAACAGTGACCAAACAAGATCTGTACCTGCATTCACCGTCCGGCGGTTGTCACAGCCGTGAGCCAGTTTCTGAAAAGGTATTTTCGAGTGACCATCCAGATTATTCTCATTACTTTTCACCTCCAAGACAACATGAAGCGAAGAGACAATTTG